From the genome of Dioscorea cayenensis subsp. rotundata cultivar TDr96_F1 chromosome 24, TDr96_F1_v2_PseudoChromosome.rev07_lg8_w22 25.fasta, whole genome shotgun sequence:
atatatatatatatatatatatggagtaaCGAACTACGCTATAAAGTAGCAgtgattataattttaaaataattaaatctcaagttttgatatatatatatatatatatatattgaaaaaatgaaaattatgagaagtgtgtatatatattggtgCGTTGGTCAAATTAGTTTtacttctatttaaaaaaaaaaattgtaaaagaagaacaagaagaaaactcTTTTGTCAATCTTTAGTTTTaaactgaaattaaaaaaaaaaaaaaagttttgtcaAAGAAACAATGGAATTATGCCATGCACCAAGATGGATACCACCAACCAAAAATATGATGAATGTAGTATCATTATCATAGGTTCTAAGAAACACGTTTTaacattcaaaatattattttaaaaaaacttttctcttttttatttatttcttcaaattgaataaaaaaaagttggtcaaatttaaaaagaaagatgatatattttgacctctttttttatttttaatttgaagaataaataaaaaattaacctatgAACTCAGAGCTTTCCAATTTTCTAATCAAcctctttaatttcttttccttatttttctctttcttttttaaaattttttaattcaatctttgtgatgttaaaaaatattttaaatttaaaaaatattattactttcATCCACAACTGCCAATAGTGAGTAAATTGAAAGATAATCATGTCAtttccttttaattttgatttaaaaataaatcttttaaaaaaaaaaaaaatgccataAAAATGCATACAAATATGATGAGTTTTAGAGACTTAATGAGAGAGTTGGAGAGACTTGCTATAATAAAGTTAGTATGATAGTGTGGAGGGAGGTTGTGGTTTTGtactctcttttattttattgaagtggtttatccatctttaaaaaaaagaaagttagtatgatatatacatgaacGAGAACTCGAgtctatttctttattattattattagtgaatttatttattagtttaccTTGAGACCccaaaatcaaatataataaaataaatgaaaacaaagctaattaattagttattaatttaacaaaagaaatggaaactattaatttaatttcatagATACAAGATCAATAGCTGTCTAACGTGTGGAGATTGCAAAGATGTCCCCATTTAGGTTACATACTcttccaaattatatatatatatatatatgagaataagGGGTATATATGAGAATAGGTAGAGGGtccaaaaaatgaaaagtataagaaaagatagagagaaCAGTCAAAATAAAAGAGTGAGTAACCGTGGATGAGGGTTGTACTGGATTAGTTGGTtggtgttaaaaaaatttagaggacGAGGGTGCAAATCAGCTTTGACAACTACAATTATATGGGTTACTATTTATATAACTGTTTGACAACATTATGTATAAGTATTGTTGAGCTTACAGTTCATTATAATGGATGATTTATAGGTGTTAAATTCAAAACCAACGACTGAAAAATGGACGTCAATAGAATACTTATCTATAAACGATCGTAGAAAACTGTcactcatatatatttatataatatggCTATACGTTTTTGCATTCGCAAAACTTCtgtaaaaaatgataaagaagtgagaaaaaatagaagagagaAGCAAACATTGGTGAAGGGAGAGAAGGCAACAGTAATCGGAACAATTGATCAGCATCCCACTAGCCACTTTTTATAGCATTGTTGATGAACTCTATTCACTCCACAGTTCACACTAATGGAAGATATATAATCATTATATAGTTGTTGGATTTATATAGAGACAGTCGTAGAATTTTTATCTATAGACATCCCTAGTAGAATGCCTCCATATTGAGTAAATTATTGagatataaagatataaaatgataaatataaacttcaataatttttttataccctcagcaaaacaatatttatgtatatacattaagatgcacaaatatacatgagatagttaaaataatttgatttaatcaaaatagtATAAGACCATTTTATAAGTACTTGTGAAAAATTATTGAAGACACAAaccatatttttataatatataaatacatattattaaaaattatattaaaaattagatatacatatatacacacccaATTGTCTCTTAACCTATTGATAccggtttttcttctttttttttttagcttaaaatcattaaatccCAAAATCCGCATATGTGCTCATCTACCTTGTGTGTGCTTATGGcattttgtcacaaaataataataatatatgaaaattgtttggtttttatattttggtttggGGGTGCAAATCAAGTTGAATGGCTTTATCCATTCTATTACTATTGCGATCATGATTGGATAGTTGAAATGAAAGTGCAACAATGTATTCTACTCTCTGTTGTATACTATGCATCTCACTTTACGATATTTATAATAGTATTTGTTCACATGAATAAATGATTTACAGTTGTTGGATATTGATACAACTGTTAATTGATATATCTAAGTACATTGTTAGACTAAtagccctcatatatatatatatatatatatatatatatatcaaagtaCATTGATAAACCTTGGTTGCTCTACCAGCCAAAAGATAAGAGTTGTCTTCCACTCcctcttgtatttttctttatctctaatcattaataataaaaaaaaattaaattgttaaaatattatcatatatttattaattttttttttagaaaaaaaaagcaatttttatattaaaaaaataaataaataatttccatTGATTTCATTAGTGggagttggagaagaagaaagaaagaaagaactcAAAGAAGTCGACGTGTTGAGCTGTTTCTCATATTCCCCCTCTCAATGCTTTTTTTGTCGTCGTGCTATCCTCAATGCGCGGAACCATCGCCACAACGCGCCATCAAAACCCTCCTCCCTTTCTCTCTTCTCCATTTCACCTCCATTTCTCCATCCCATTCcacttccaaagctctcatCTTGATCCTTTTTTAAGATTTTGATCCCTTTCCCTATTGATTTCCCAACTCCAATGCGAGTGATTTGAGGAGAAATCTCCGTTTTTCTTCTGCAATGCTCGCAGTTTGAAGAGAAATCTCACTGTTTTTTGGCTGGAAAATCTACGTTTTGGTTGTCGAAAAAGCTTCGAGCTTGGTTCTAATGGCGCCGTCCTTTGACTGGTGGGCAAAGGAGTCACAGAGAGGAACTCCAGTGGTGGTGAAGATGGAGAACCCTAACTGGTCCATGGTGGAGCTCTCCGGCGATGACACTGATGAAGACTCTACCCTCTCTGGCACCGCCGCTGCCAAGATTGGCCGGAATAAGAATGCTAAGCAAATCACTTGGGTTCTCCTCCTCAAAGCCCACCGCGCCGCCGGCTGCCTCACTTCCCTCGCTTGGACCTTCTTCTCCCTCGTCTCCGCCATCCGCCGCCGCCTTGCCGCTGGCCGCACTGACGCCACTGACAGCCACCATCTCCGTTCCCGTGTCTACTCCTTTATCAAAGTCTTCCTCTTTCTCTCCATCACTCTCCTTATCTTCGAGCTCGCAGCCTACTTCAATGGCTGGCATCTCCGCAAGCTGTCCATTCCCACTTTCTCGCTGGCTTCGATCTACTCCGATTGGGTCCGCTTCCGAGTCGCCTACCTCGCTCCACCGCTGCAATTCCTCGCCGACTCCTGCGTCGTTCTCTTCCTCATCCAAAGCGCCGACCGTTTAATCCTCTGTCTCGGCTTCTTCTGGATTCGTTTCAAAGGCTTGAAGCCATTGCCGGAACCCAGCGCCATCTCCGGCGAAGACGACGTTGAAGCCCCCGGCGAGGATTTCCCAATGGTGCTCGTCCAAATGCCAATGTGCAACGAAAAGGAGGTTggtatttagatttttttttataccatgCAAACAACCTGTTTGTGAAAATGCCTGACTGAGCTCTGtttctctctttattttgtaGGTTTATCAGCAATCAATATCAGCAGTGTGTAATTTAGACTGGCCAAAATCCAATATGCTCATTCAAGTTCTCGATGACTCCGATGATGTTGCGACGCAGGCCTTGATCAAGGAAGAGGTGGAGAAGTGGAAGGAGAATGGCACCCGTATTGTTTACAGGCATAGAGTTCTTAGAGATGGTTATAAAGCCGGTAATCTCAAGTCTGCAATGAATTGTAGCTATGTTAAGGATTATGAGTTTGTTGTCATCTTCGATGCCGATTTCCAGCCTACGCCGGACTTTTTGAAACGTACCGTGCCACATTTCAAGGTATGTTGTCCAGTGTTTGTGGTTTGTTTCTTGGTGTTGAGAGTCTTGGTTTTGACATTGTTGGAGAATTTGGTTTGCAGGGCAAGGATGATGTTGGGTTGGTGCAGGCGAGGTGGTCATTTGTTAACAAAGACGAGAACTTGCTCACTAGGTTGCAGAACATCAACCTCTGCTTTCATTTTGAGGTTGAGCAGCAGGTGAATGGGATGTTCATCAACTTC
Proteins encoded in this window:
- the LOC120252830 gene encoding LOW QUALITY PROTEIN: probable xyloglucan glycosyltransferase 7 (The sequence of the model RefSeq protein was modified relative to this genomic sequence to represent the inferred CDS: deleted 1 base in 1 codon), producing the protein MAPSFDWWAKESQRGTPVVVKMENPNWSMVELSGDDTDEDSTLSGTAAAKIGRNKNAKQITWVLLLKAHRAAGCLTSLAWTFFSLVSAIRRRLAAGRTDATDSHHLRSRVYSFIKVFLFLSITLLIFELAAYFNGWHLRKLSIPTFSLASIYSDWVRFRVAYLAPPLQFLADSCVVLFLIQSADRLILCLGFFWIRFKGLKPLPEPSAISGEDDVEAPGEDFPMVLVQMPMCNEKEVYQQSISAVCNLDWPKSNMLIQVLDDSDDVATQALIKEEVEKWKENGTRIVYRHRVLRDGYKAGNLKSAMNCSYVKDYEFVVIFDADFQPTPDFLKRTVPHFKGKDDVGLVQARWSFVNKDENLLTRLQNINLCFHFEVEQQVNGMFINFFGFNGTAGVWRIKALEDAGGWLERTTVEDMDIAVRAHLKGWKFVFLNDVECQCELPESYEAYRKQQHRWHSGPMQLFRLCLPDIIRSKIGFWKKCNLIFLFFLLRKLILPFYSFTLFCIILPMTMFVPEAELPAWVVCYIPATMSFLNILPALRSFPFIVPYLLFENTMSVTKFNAMISGLFQLGSAYEWVVTKKSGRSSEGDLLSLIEKQPKKEFGGSAPDLHALAKEESKPKKSKKKHNKIFLKELSLAFLLLTAAARSLLSAQGIHFYFLLFQGISFLMVGLDLIGEQIQ